In Procambarus clarkii isolate CNS0578487 chromosome 30, FALCON_Pclarkii_2.0, whole genome shotgun sequence, the DNA window tcgaacctacatggtgcattctcaagtgataataaattacagatctcgttagatttataccagagtatatatatatatatgtatatatatatatatatatatatatatatatatatatatatatatatatatatatatacaacccatgtatatcttgtaaccatcaaatgcataataaagcacaaaaaataaaaaaggaagggggtggtaggagaaatacacacagaaactgtattggaggggatctaaacattccctctaatgcgttatgcgtggtttcctccgaggctatgggtcccccttcttccagctagaggtatatatatatatatatatatatatatatatatatatatatatatatatatatatatatatatatatatatatattctctcttcGTGTATTATTTAAAGGACTCGGAGAAATTTTATAAGAACTCATGAGAGCATTGTTTGAATACATCAGTTAGTTTATCTATGTTGTTCCTTTAGTATTACAATTGTGCATGGGAGCTTGTAATATACAACTGAAATACCTACTGATCATTATGTCATATTTCTCACCTGATGGGTCCAGTTGGAATACAGCCTCGacttttcaaaaaaaaaaaaatagtaaacagggCTTAAAGTTAATTAGAATTATAGGCTCCAAATTTATTAGGAAACAAGGTTCTAAGCTGATTGTAAAACTTCAAACTGACCAATCTAATGATTGCGCTCTGGAGTGTAGTGGTCAGACACAAGCTGTGTAGAgatctatcttgagatcttgagatgatttcggggctttttagtgtccccgcggcccggtcctcgaccaggcctccaccaccaggaagcagcccgtgacagctgactaacacccaggtacctattttactgctaggtaacaggggcatagggtgaaagaaactctgcccaatgtttctcgccggcgcctgggatcgaacccaggaccacaggatcacaagtccagcgtgctgtccgctcggccggccggctcccgaGATACCTTCAGTGTCCACGTCGAATATATAAGCTTGATATATCAGCATCACAATATGATTATCATATGTTTATACCGTTACTTTAACGTTGATTAAGACTTTCTTTTGTATTAGACCTATGCGACTCCCGATTAACCAACGAATCCTTTCGTTACTCTTGTTTCTCACAGGGTGTGGCCTTGACCCTACGAGACCTGGTGCCACCCCCGCCGCCACACCCTCCTCCAGGGGCCCACAGACACCGGGAGTTCTCCAGGACCAACACACTAGAGGAGGTGAGGACCGTTGATGCAAAGGGAATAGGCAAAAAGGGAATTAGCAAAAAAGGGAATTAGCAAAAAGGGAATGGGCAAAAAAAGGGGAATCCCAATATATAATGGTGAAAATGGCTCATCAGTGTGGATAATACGTTGCTTCGGAAGTTACGTTAAGCAAAGTTGGGTCTGACCAGTAAATGAATGGGTGATCTGGAGACAGTCTATGCTTTGGTTACAGGGAAACCTAGGGAAACCTAGAAAATACGCTAGATGTGAAAGGAAGTGTTTTGGATAAGAAAAATACCTAAGGAATATAGGTATAATAAATATTTATcggaaaagaaagagagagagattcgGGAACAGGAtgacagtagagagagagagagagagagagagagagagagagagagagagagagagagaggacctaGAGAGGGCTGGCAAGAACACAGACGCTGCTGTTGGCGCTGATGGAGTGGCTAAAGAAGTGCTGGGAGTCTCAAGTGATGGAGTTCGGGGTCTCTGTGGTTTTCTTGAAGAAAGTGTAGAAAGTGTGTGATTGTgccgggaagggaggggggggggtgcggagggaagagagtgagggatggagagacagagaggcacgaAGTGAGATGAGCAAAGAGAGAAAATTAGACAGAACTGCACAGACAGTCAGATATAGAATAGATATTTGGACAGTAAATAACGCAGAACTAAACGACTTCCCTCATACTCTCTAAGCCCATCAGAGCTTGAGACAGTTAATCACCCACACAGGAAGTGGGTACTACTTGAGTACCACCAAACAATACCATGGTTCCCAAGACCTCGGTAGACGTATACCAATATTTGTAATCTTACCATAAACTGATAATATCAACACAGTGTTCAAGGTAACTTTGTAGTCACAAAATATCTGGTGATGTTAATCGCTACATTAAATTTGCCTCAGACATTTTATTAGAAAACTTTATTAAAGTATTACTTAAATATTGTCCAATTTTATTTCTAACAAGGTTAAGGATTAAATCAATATTATTCTCAACACTGTATAATTTGCGCTGTTTCTTCCTCGCCTCTGATGTTGCGTAGTAGCCTGTTCTAATAGACCCAACAGGCTAATAGGCCTGTTCGGCCTATTAGCGCGAGGGGCTGTAGTTTCCAACTAGCTTAATGGTCAATAAGCATGTACACATTAATGCTAGTATGAGTGTATGACTCAAGTATACTCTCTGTGTATACACACCTTTGACCACCTGTCAGTTTATACTCATCATTCACTGTCTGTCAGTGTATACTCATCATTCACTGTCTGTCAGTGCATACTCATCATTCACTGTCTGTCAGTGTATACTCATCATTCACTACCTGTCAGTGTATACTCATCATTCACCACCTGTCAGTGTATACTCATCATTCACTGTCTGTCAGTGTATACTCATCATTCACTACCTGTCAGTGTATACTCATCATTCACTACCTGTCAGTGTATACTCATCATTCACTGCCTGTCAGTGTATACTCATCATTCACTACCTGTCAGTGTATACTCATCATTCACTACCTGTCAGTGTATACTCATCATTCACTACCTGTCAGTGTATACTCATCATTCACTGCCTGTCAGTGTATACTCATCATTCACTACCTGTCAGTGTATACTCATCATTCACTACCTGTCAGTGTATACTCATCATTCACCACCTGTCAGTGTATACTCATCATTCACCACCTGTCAGTGTATACTCATCATTCACCACCTGTCAGTGTATACTCATCATTCACCACCTGTCAGTGTATACTCATCATTCACTGCCTGTCAGTGTATACTCATCATTCACCACCTGTCAGTGTATACTCATCATTCACCACCTGTCAGTGTATACTCATCATTCACCACCTGTCAGTGTATACTCATCATTCACTACCTGTCAGTGTATACTCATCATTCACTACCTGTCAGTGTATACTCATCATTCACTACCTGTCAGTGTATACTCATCATTCACCACCTGTCAGTGTATACTCATCATTCACTACCTGTCAGTGTATACTCATCATTCACTACCTGTCAGTGTAAACACATCCTTCACTATCTAGTCTCAGGGCTTCAGTGTTAAGACACTGAAGCATCAAGCTGTCATCTCCAGTATTCGATAAACGGATCATAATCTCTTGTAATATACCATTATAAATATTTTGTGTAATTGGTAATTATATCAAAGAATTACCAGtgtaaacatttatatatatatatatatatatatatatatatatatatatatatatgacacgtTGTAATATGCAAACTTTTTTCCGACTTGTCTTTTTAACTTTGTGTCAATAGATTACGTCAGATGAGAGCGCCAATAGTTCCTTGTGGGAAAATGATGCAAGCTTTGCTAGTGCAATGTTGATGGCTGTTCGTGAAGGCATTATATACTTGGACTTTACTTGCACTATGCTGTGTTTTGCTCGTAGCAGCATGATTTGCTGGgttagagaggagggggggatggggggtggggaGAGATAATTCTATCTCTCAGTTCTCTGAATGTGTTGCTGACTGTACCTTGTATCTCCACAGCTGCCGTACGCCTGCTACTCCTCGACCCGGGTGGCCTCCCCGCGCCCCTCCCGTACCGCCAGCCTCGAGGGGGGCGGCTCCCCCTACGGTGGCTCCACCAATACCTACCAGAGCATCGACGGCCTCACCGACGCCCTACGTCGTGACGACGACGTTCGTTGCTGCTCCCACTCCTGCAGCCATGGCCAGTGCCATTCGCACCATGGCCATGGCCACGGCCACTCCCATGGCCGCTGCAGCACCTGCGGCTCACGCAACTCATCGTCGTCTTCGTGTCGGCGCAACAGCGGTCGCACCAGCCGTTGCGGTCACGTCAGGTCGGGCCGGACCTCGGGGGGATCAATGCACTCCTTAGCCCGGCCGTGCTGCCATGATCCTACCCGTGTTTCCCCGTATGAGTCGACGGCGCCCGCAATTCCCTCACACGCCTATCGGCCCAATTTCTACGGTTGGGCCTCGCCCCCGGGGTCCCCGGCGATGGACGACGGCAGGATGGGACCCCGACGGCAAGTGTCCCTTGACAGCGATGCTCTGCTGAGGTCCGATCAGACGCAGGTCTACGCGGCGGGAGGCTCCATCCGCTCTGATGGGGAGTACTGGTGTAGCCGCGATGCCGCCAGCGTCTACGGAGGGTCGACGCGCTCTGCCGGGGGCGAGACTGGAGTCGGATCCAGAGCCGGACCACAGGGAGTCTCCCCGGATTCCAGTGCCGTGGAGGGCGTGCCGAGTGACGCCGTGTCCTGCGGCTCCTGCGAGGACACGGAGGCGTCGTTTTACGCTTCATGTGATAAGCAGACGAAATTATAAATTCCCACAGCTCGTCGACACTAAGATTAGTGATTAGCCGGGGCCGTGTTGTGCTAGCGTGAGGGATGACGCCTCTGGCGCCAGTGAGGAGAACTATAGTGTGTAGTTTCACGTGCTCAGAGAAGACTTAAGACTTTCCCTTGCTACTTAGCGTGACTCGAGGGCGTCTTGGGCGTCGCACTGCCAGTTGCCATAGCTGAGGTAATATAATTTTCGCAAGCAGTACCATAGACGTTCTTACACGGACGGCGCTGATGAGGAAGCGTGACCAAAGGAGTGAAGGGCGGCGATGTCATTACCTGGAGGGACTTCAGGTGGTCCTTATCTGGCCAGATTCAACGGGAGACACACACCTGGGCTCCAGGGAGAAGCTCATTATCACCGCCCTCGTGACGATgctcttagtgtgtgtgtgtgcgtgtgtgtgtgtgtgtgtgcactcaactagttgtgctcgaaaaggggggggggggttgagctgcggctctttggtcccaacgAGTGggaccaaagtgtgtgtgtgtgtgtatagtccgCAGCGGGAGGACCAAATTTCCTCTTTCTCAGTCGAGCTTTTATCTCATACTTGTTTAAAAAAAACACAGAAAACGGGAAACTAAGCGGTGGACGAGGGACTTGTCGGGTGTGAAGAGATTAGGACGCGTCCACAACTTGGTATGGTGGCGGGACCGCTGCCTGctgaaggttgggggggggggaggagatgggtgGAAACCGGAACAAGAAAACTCTGGCCCAAGACTTTAAACCAGCGCTAGCAACAGTCCTTTCAGACAACAGAAAGATCGTGgggtgatgaccttcacaacgGTGCTACTGTTGTAAACTTCCAACTGTATTTTAGTTTGATCTACCTTCAGTAATATTACCTTTCACCCTACATGGGTTAACAAGGACATTACATCGAAACCACAGTCGATTAACAACAAAGAACGTCCAGAAAAAAACCATAAATTgtcaaaaaaataaatatataatacttCTTAAAGACTAAGTACCCTGTAAGAACGAAGCAATTACGGGTAATATAAAaaaaactataataataataattaatgcatTAATCTTATCGCAATATCAAAAACTCTGTCACTGTACAAAGCAGAAACACCAGAAAATCGTTTTATTATGGCAGAGAACGCCACAGAAAAACTAGACAACAGTGCAAGCTGAACAAGAGAGCTTCCCAGAATTGCAGACTGATATGCTGGAGAAGTTCTCGTGTCTAGCAAGCTGGCAGTATAACAGAGACCGCAAATTAGACAAGAGACTGTGCCGAACCACAACTAAGAACTTTACGGAGTCGCAACTTGACAACAAACTAAGACGTTCACTGTGTCATAACCTGATAGCAATTGTGAAGTGTCAAGCTCCATGGCAATACAGGAAACACGAAAGAGTTACTGTTACCGTCAGTGAAGCTTGTTATGAGTTACATAGCAGTAGTGAGGTTTGCTGTGGGTGACACAGCAGCAGTGAAGCTTGCTGTGGGTGACCCAACAGCAGTGAAGCTTGCTGTGGGTGACACAGCAGTAGTGAAGCTTGCTGTGGGTGACCCAGCAGCAGTGAAGCTTGCTGTGGGTGACACAGCAGCAGTGAAGCTTGCTGTGGGTGACCCAACAGCAGTGAAGCTTGCTGTGGGTGACACAGCAGCAGTGAAGCTTGCTGTGGGTGACCCAACAGCAGTGAAGCTTGCTGTGGGTGACACAGCAGCAGTGAAGCTTGCTGTGGGTGAAACAGCAGCAGTGAAGCTTGCTGTGGGTGACACAGCAGTAGTGAAGCTTGCTGTGGGTGACCCAGCAGCAGTGAAGCTTGCTGTGGGTGACACAGCAGCAGTGAAGCTTGCTGTGGGTGACCCAGCAGCAGTGAAGCATGCTGTGGGTGACACAGCAGCAGTGAAGCTTGCTGTGGGTGACACAGCAGTAGTGAAGCTTGCTGTGGGTGACCCAGCAGCAGTGAAGCTTGCTGTGGGTGACACAGCAGCAGTGAAGCTTGCTGTGGGTGACACAGCTGCAGTGAAGCTTGCTGTGGGTGACCCAGCAGCAGTGAAGCTTGCTGTGGGTGACACAGCAGCAGTTAAGCTCGCTGTGGGGTGACACAGCAGCAGTGAAGTTTGCTGTGGGTGACACAGCAGCAGTGAAGCTTGCTGTGGGTGACCCAGCAGCAGTGAAGCTTGCTGTGGGTGACACAGCAGCACTGAAGCTTGCTGTGGGTGACACAGCAGCAGTGAAGCTTGCTGTGGGTGACCCAACAGCAGTGAAGCTTGCTGTGGGTGACCCAGCAGCAGTGAAGCTTGCTGTAGGTGACCCAGCAGCAGTGAAGCTTGCTGTGGGTGACACAGCAGCAGTTAAGCTCGCTGTGGGGTGACACAGCAGCAGTGAAGCTCGCTGTGGGGTGACACAGCAGCAGTGAAGTTTGCTGTGGGTGACACAGCAGCAGTGAAGCTTGCTGTGGGTGACCCAGCAGCAGTGAAGCTTGCTGTGGGTGACACAGCAGCACTGAAGCTTGCTGTGGGTGACACAGCAGCAGTGAAGCTTGCTGTGGGTGACCCAACAGCAGTGAAGCTTGCTGTGGGTGACCCAGCAGCAGTGAAGCTTGCTGTGGGTGACACAGCAGCAGTGAAGCTTGCTGTGGGTGACCCAGCAGCAGTGAAGCTTGCTGTGGGTGACACAGCAGCAGTGAAGCTTGCTGTGGGTGACCCAGCAGCAGTGAAGCTTGCTGTGGGTGACACAGCAGCAGTGAAGCTTGCTGTGGGTGACACAGCAGCAGTGAAGCTTGCTGTGGGTGACCCAACAGCAGTGAAGCTTGCTGTGGGTGACCCAGCAGCAGTGAAGCTTGCTGTGGGTGACCCAGCAGCAGTGAACCTTGCTGTAGGTGACACAGCAGCAGTGAAGCTTGCTGTGGGTGACCCAACAGCAGTGAAGCTTGCTGTGGGTGACCCAGCAGCAGTGAAGCTTGCTGTGGGTGACCCAGCAGCAGTGAAGCTTGCTGTGGGTGACACAGCAGCAGTGAAGCTTGCTGTGGGTGACCCAGCAGCAGTGAAGCTTGCTGTGGGTGACCCAGCAGCAGTGAAGCTTGCTGTGGGTGACACAGCAGCAGTGAAGCTTGCTGTGGGTGACCCAGCAGCAGTGAAGCTTGCTGTGGGCGACCCAGCAGCAGTGAAGCTTGCAGTGGGGGACCCAGCAGCAGTGAAGCTTGCTGTGGGTGACCCAGCAGCAGTGAAGCTTGCTGTGGATGACACAGCAGCAGTGAAGCTTGCTGTGGGTGACCCAGCAGCAGTGAAGCTTGCTGTGGGTGACCCAGCAGCAGTGAAGCTTGCTGTGGGTGACCTAACAGCAGTGAAGCTTACCGTGGGTGACCCAGCAGCAGTGAAGCTTGCTGTGGGTGACCCAACAGCAGTGAAGCTTGCTGGGGGTGACACAGCAGCAGTGAAGCTTGCTGTGGGTGACCCAGCAGCAGTGAAGCTTGCTGTGGGTGACCCAACAGCAGTGAAGCTTGCTGTGGGTGACCCAGCAGTAGTGAAGCTTGCTGTGGGCGATACAGCAGCAGTGAAGCTTGCTGTGGGTGACACAACAGCAGTGAAGCTTACCGTGGGTGACCCAGCAGCAGTGAAGCTTGCTGTGGGCGATACAGCAGCAGTGAAGCTTGCTGTGGGTGACACAACAGCAGTGAAGCTTACCGTGGGTGACCCAGCAGCAGTGAAGCTTGCTGTGGGCGATACAGCAGCAGTGAAGCTTGCTGTGGGTGACACAACAGCAGTGAAGCTTACCGTGGGTGACCCAGCAGCAGTGAAGCTTGCTGTGGGCGATACAGCAGCAGTGAAGCTTGCTGTGGGTGACCTAACAGCAGTGAAGCTTACCGTGGGTGACCCAGCAGTAGTGAAGCTTGCTGTGGGTGACCCAGCAGCAGTGTAGCTTGCTGTGGGTGACACAGCAGCAGAGGCCATAGGTAGATGACaatctcccccacaccccacccacccctcctTCACAGGTGACTATGCAAATAACCGGAACagggtgttatcttgaggttatattgagatgatttcggggctttagtgttgggCAGCATCTGGCCCAGAACACTTCACATGTCAAAGACTCGATATTATGCTCAAACTGCAGTTTGGATGACATATATCTGTTATAAATGTATACATAATAAAACAAAATGTATATCAATATTTTTCCTATCGAAAATGTTGAGGAGATGCAAGGTCGGTGCATTTGACTCAGGAGGAAGTACAGGGTGTGGAGAATATGTAAGAAAATGAACTCCAAAACTGCTCAAACCCACGAAAGTGAGAGGATTACGATGACCTCTCGCTAGAGTCTGGAAGATGGGAAGAATAATAATGTTGTGTTAAAGTGAAGTGATTTACCACTTGAGCTTTTATAACGATTGCGTAAATGTTTgaaagtgtgtagtggtgtgtgtgtgtgtgtgtgtgtgtgtgtgtgtgtgtgcttgcttgcGTTTGTTTTTGCACTAATATCGACGACGGACATTGCGAAAGTCGGGCCCACATTGCTCTACAGAAACGTATAAACGAATATAAGTATTGTGTAAATATACAAGACTGAGAGACGTGAATGCCGTGAAGCGTTCTGCTACTGCCCAACTG includes these proteins:
- the LOC123747745 gene encoding mucin-19-like, with amino-acid sequence MSYIAVVRFAVGDTAAVKLAVGDPTAVKLAVGDTAVVKLAVGDPAAVKLAVGDTAAVKLAVGDPTAVKLAVGDTAAVKLAVGDPTAVKLAVGDTAAVKLAVGETAAVKLAVGDTAVVKLAVGDPAAVKLAVGDTAAVKLAVGDPAAVKHAVGDTAAVKLAVGDTAVVKLAVGDPAAVKLAVGDTAAVKLAVGDTAAVKLAVGDPAAVKLAVAAVKFAVGDTAAVKLAVGDPAAVKLAVGDTAALKLAVGDTAAVKLAVGDPTAVKLAVGDPAAVKLAVGDTAAVKLAVGDPAAVKLAVGDTAAVKLAVGDPAAVKLAVGDTAAVKLAVGDTAAVKLAVGDPTAVKLAVGDPAAVKLAVGDPAAVNLAVGDTAAVKLAVGDPTAVKLAVGDPAAVKLAVGDPAAVKLAVGDTAAVKLAVGDPAAVKLAVGDPAAVKLAVGDTAAVKLAVGDPAAVKLAVGDPAAVKLAVGDPAAVKLAVGDPAAVKLAVDDTAAVKLAVGDPAAVKLAVGDPAAVKLAVGDLTAVKLTVGDPAAVKLAVGDPTAVKLAGGDTAAVKLAVGDPAAVKLAVGDPTAVKLAVGDPAVVKLAVGDTAAVKLAVGDTTAVKLTVGDPAAVKLAVGDTAAVKLAVGDTTAVKLTVGDPAAVKLAVGDTAAVKLAVGDTTAVKLTVGDPAAVKLAVGDTAAVKLAVGDLTAVKLTVGDPAVVKLAVGDPAAV